A window of Catenulispora sp. GP43 contains these coding sequences:
- a CDS encoding TetR/AcrR family transcriptional regulator, producing MNETRDRILDVALEVLGESPDAGMGDIASAAGVVRRTVYGHFPSRLDLIRTLTERAVAEMTAVLTEINASDAEADAGWVAFIARVWPVAHRYRVLVALRRGEYGEAIHGLLGPVDELLAELVERGQDSDVFARHLPAGLLSQVAYGVVFAIADSDLSNGTLGARAATITSLLMLGVPETRAIALVGA from the coding sequence ATGAACGAGACCCGCGACCGCATCCTCGACGTCGCCCTCGAGGTGCTGGGAGAGAGCCCCGACGCTGGAATGGGCGACATCGCCTCCGCCGCCGGCGTCGTCCGTCGCACGGTCTATGGCCATTTCCCCTCGCGCCTGGACCTGATTCGGACGCTCACGGAACGGGCCGTCGCCGAGATGACAGCCGTGCTGACCGAAATCAACGCCTCCGACGCGGAAGCGGACGCGGGGTGGGTCGCATTCATCGCCCGCGTCTGGCCGGTGGCGCACCGGTACCGGGTGCTGGTGGCGCTGCGCCGTGGCGAGTACGGCGAGGCGATCCACGGCCTGCTCGGGCCCGTCGACGAACTCCTCGCCGAGCTCGTGGAACGGGGCCAGGACAGCGACGTGTTCGCGCGGCACCTGCCGGCGGGCCTTCTGAGCCAGGTCGCCTACGGCGTCGTGTTCGCCATCGCGGACAGCGATCTGTCGAACGGGACCCTCGGCGCCCGAGCAGCGACGATCACGAGCCTGCTGATGCTGGGAGTTCCCGAGACGCGTGCAATCGCTCTCGTGGGAGCCTGA
- a CDS encoding MBL fold metallo-hydrolase, which yields MNEITLGDVTVARVQEMHGPVGMTPEQFFPGWPQQDWQDNRDWLVPDHLGAEDDIVRVAFQTWALRSQGRTILVDTGIGNDKTRPAVGAWDHLSLGYLDNLAEAGIAPEDVDLVINTHLHVDHIGWNTRLAGGQWVPTFPNATYLMPRLDFEHFDPAKNPNIAGSVNENAFEDSIEPVRAAGQVQLWEGEHIVDGNLRLLAAPGHTPGASVLLLTSGHDKALFAGDLVHTPLQVSHPDHASCFCEDPSTAQATRRDLLGWAADNNALVLPAHFSGQTALEIRRDGDRFAIKNWGPFPAY from the coding sequence ATGAACGAGATCACGCTCGGCGATGTCACCGTCGCCCGAGTCCAGGAGATGCACGGTCCGGTGGGCATGACACCCGAGCAGTTCTTCCCCGGCTGGCCGCAGCAGGACTGGCAGGACAACCGCGACTGGCTGGTGCCCGACCACCTCGGCGCCGAGGACGACATCGTCCGTGTCGCGTTCCAGACCTGGGCGCTGCGCAGCCAGGGCCGCACGATCCTGGTGGACACCGGCATCGGCAACGACAAGACCCGCCCGGCCGTCGGCGCCTGGGACCACCTGTCCCTGGGGTATCTCGACAACCTCGCCGAAGCCGGGATCGCGCCCGAGGATGTGGACCTGGTCATCAACACCCACCTGCACGTCGACCACATCGGGTGGAACACCCGGCTGGCCGGCGGACAGTGGGTACCCACCTTCCCGAACGCCACCTACCTGATGCCCAGACTCGACTTCGAGCACTTCGACCCGGCGAAGAACCCGAACATCGCCGGCAGCGTCAACGAGAACGCCTTCGAAGACAGCATCGAGCCGGTCCGGGCCGCCGGGCAGGTCCAGCTGTGGGAGGGCGAACACATCGTGGACGGCAACCTGCGGCTGCTCGCGGCACCCGGCCACACCCCCGGCGCCAGCGTCCTGCTCCTCACCTCCGGCCACGACAAGGCGCTGTTCGCCGGCGACCTGGTGCACACCCCGCTGCAAGTCTCACACCCCGACCACGCCAGCTGCTTCTGCGAAGACCCGTCCACCGCACAAGCCACACGCCGAGACCTGCTCGGCTGGGCCGCGGACAACAACGCACTGGTCCTGCCCGCCCACTTCAGCGGACAGACCGCGCTCGAGATCAGGCGCGACGGCGACCGGTTCGCCATAAAGAACTGGGGACCGTTCCCCGCCTACTGA
- a CDS encoding helix-turn-helix domain-containing protein: protein MADHHDPTELGAFLKACRARVQPEDLGLTSYGGRRRVAGLRREELAQLAGVSPSYYARLEQGQSRHASTEVLEAIASALELTAPEREYLRALGAAAGRRPASRPAAVEHADPALLELLQTMPQVPALVLGRRSDVLAWNPMGHALLAGNHDRGAARVPGRRANMTELVFLDPDTRELYADWDRKARAVVGNLRLVAGAHPDDHALATLIGRLTMASPEFAGLWADHRVQACAAARYDLRHPLIGALTVTQQTLRSIDRPDQTLVTCTAPAGSASAAALAMLSHLIEPSQEARTTSPVG, encoded by the coding sequence ATGGCTGATCACCACGACCCCACAGAACTCGGCGCCTTCCTCAAGGCCTGTCGGGCCAGGGTCCAGCCCGAAGATCTCGGACTGACCTCGTACGGAGGTCGCCGGCGGGTGGCGGGTCTGCGTCGCGAGGAGTTGGCGCAGCTGGCCGGAGTCAGCCCGTCGTACTACGCCCGCCTGGAGCAGGGACAGTCGCGCCATGCCTCCACCGAGGTACTGGAGGCGATCGCCTCCGCCCTGGAGCTGACCGCACCAGAACGCGAGTACCTGCGCGCCCTCGGCGCTGCCGCCGGCCGACGGCCCGCGTCGCGGCCGGCGGCAGTCGAGCACGCCGACCCCGCCCTGCTCGAGCTGCTCCAGACCATGCCCCAGGTGCCCGCCCTGGTCCTGGGCCGCCGCAGCGACGTGCTCGCCTGGAACCCGATGGGCCACGCGCTGCTGGCCGGGAACCACGACCGCGGCGCCGCCCGGGTGCCCGGCCGGCGCGCCAACATGACGGAGTTGGTCTTCCTGGACCCGGACACCCGTGAGCTGTACGCGGACTGGGATCGCAAAGCCCGCGCCGTGGTGGGCAACCTGCGCCTGGTGGCCGGTGCCCACCCCGACGACCATGCGCTTGCCACCCTGATCGGCAGACTCACGATGGCCAGCCCGGAATTCGCCGGGCTCTGGGCCGATCATCGTGTCCAGGCCTGCGCCGCCGCCCGCTACGATCTGCGCCACCCGTTGATCGGCGCCCTCACCGTCACCCAGCAGACGCTGCGCTCGATCGACAGGCCCGACCAGACCCTGGTGACCTGCACCGCCCCCGCCGGGTCCGCCTCGGCCGCGGCGCTGGCGATGTTGTCGCACCTCATCGAGCCGAGCCAGGAGGCCAGGACGACGAGCCCGGTGGGGTGA
- a CDS encoding sigma-70 family RNA polymerase sigma factor, producing the protein MAELFRVHSGPLLRYLLRLTLGDAARAEDLLQETMVRIWRHPENFGGEVEALRPLVFTVARRAAIDAARARGSRPQEVGDVDEGSADAFGAEEPEFERVLVAQVMKRALLKISPEHRVMIVEVHFNGRTIEETARLLGIPLGTARSRTYHAVRNLRKALADLGYER; encoded by the coding sequence ATGGCCGAGCTGTTCCGTGTGCATTCCGGCCCGCTCCTGCGCTATCTGCTGCGGCTGACCCTGGGGGATGCGGCGCGCGCCGAGGATCTGCTGCAGGAGACCATGGTGCGGATCTGGCGGCATCCGGAGAACTTCGGCGGCGAGGTCGAGGCGTTGCGGCCGCTGGTCTTCACCGTCGCGCGGCGGGCGGCGATCGACGCGGCGCGGGCTCGTGGTTCCCGGCCTCAGGAAGTCGGCGATGTCGACGAGGGGAGTGCGGACGCGTTCGGGGCCGAGGAGCCGGAGTTCGAGCGCGTGCTGGTGGCGCAGGTGATGAAGCGGGCGTTGCTCAAAATCAGTCCGGAGCATCGGGTGATGATCGTCGAGGTGCATTTCAACGGCCGCACGATCGAGGAGACGGCCCGGCTGCTGGGGATTCCGTTGGGCACGGCCCGGTCTCGGACGTACCACGCGGTCCGGAACCTGCGGAAAGCGCTGGCCGACCTGGGGTATGAGCGCTGA
- a CDS encoding transposase: MDGDLTDAQWALLEPLLPVPPARGKGGRPRHRSRRELIDGIRWRFRESGRWDRVPDRYGPYQTTYALFYAWRKDGTWERLVSALGAGHEASTIIPWASPAGGAER; this comes from the coding sequence ATGGACGGCGACCTCACCGATGCACAGTGGGCACTGCTTGAGCCGTTGTTGCCCGTTCCGCCGGCGCGGGGGAAGGGCGGACGGCCCCGCCACCGGTCGCGGCGCGAGCTGATCGACGGCATCCGCTGGCGGTTCCGGGAGAGCGGGCGGTGGGACCGGGTCCCTGACCGCTATGGTCCCTATCAGACCACATATGCCCTCTTTTACGCGTGGCGCAAAGACGGCACGTGGGAGCGTTTGGTCTCGGCCCTGGGTGCCGGGCACGAGGCGAGCACCATCATTCCGTGGGCATCCCCGGCGGGGGGCGCCGAGCGCTGA
- a CDS encoding nitrate- and nitrite sensing domain-containing protein encodes MTRPRRGLLIRHKLHLLVAVPLVGLLLATAPLIDDRVSRASQASDLAGLMTAADLIGALVQDVQQERLLSISYLASPDAAPNAVVVQEALVSGAAADLRRSLGRRLTPQVSAALDGVDGLGPLRQQVLHQTVTPNRLNSAYDTVVGALIDAIGLIHPQDATVAGSADQTALDALFRADQYRGSAGAALLASVAAPAGAAGSLGAAGRAEQQEAVEVDRFKELATADQARLFRLAEFGTASALVNDLQGQIETAHGAPADAQAGQDGQTGSAPSPASQPQTQTQTQAQTQTADDREVLVDRLADAVRAQYGLRVLVEEKIAHDISTEAEHAAHTERIAALGFGVAVEALVVVVIWLSISIRRSISEPLRGLTEAATEVADLADSELRRVADVDDSGPRAPMPRLAAVRLTSRDEVGTLAEAFNRVQATSARLLERQILSRRNVAVMYGSIGRRTLNLVRRQLALIDELEAGEVDADRLDRLFRLDHAASRLRRSAHSLIVLSGTPYADGAPGEPLTLYDALRAAQSDIDDYRRVILTSVVEDVLRPRTAGDVVLVLAELLANAVAFSPPDSQVEVEVAAHGIGGDRCVRIVDHGVGMPADRIEQENTRLVSRERLDLAPTDLLGLFVVGRLARRHGLSVRLSDSPGGGVTAVVVIPDRLFVAGTGKGGTAHPADRADRADSGEEGGIRQEVAEAIRRAMTAWSGEGVGRQMPGHRAGLSAPDQDDQDGVLPAWQPSRDPGAVPFPLDRRVPGATMTRAASETSVEHQ; translated from the coding sequence ATGACCCGCCCCCGCCGCGGGCTGCTCATTCGACACAAGCTCCACCTGCTCGTGGCCGTTCCGCTCGTGGGTCTGCTGCTGGCGACCGCGCCGCTCATCGACGACCGGGTGAGCCGTGCTTCGCAGGCCTCGGATCTGGCCGGCCTGATGACCGCGGCCGACCTGATCGGCGCGCTGGTGCAGGACGTGCAGCAGGAACGGCTGTTGTCGATCTCCTATCTGGCCTCGCCGGATGCCGCGCCGAACGCCGTGGTGGTCCAGGAGGCGCTGGTGTCCGGGGCGGCGGCCGATCTGCGCCGGTCCCTGGGCCGGCGGCTCACCCCGCAGGTGAGCGCCGCCCTCGACGGAGTGGACGGCCTCGGCCCGCTGCGCCAGCAGGTGCTGCACCAGACCGTGACGCCGAACCGGCTCAATTCCGCCTACGACACAGTCGTCGGCGCGTTGATCGACGCGATCGGCCTGATCCATCCGCAGGACGCCACGGTCGCCGGCAGCGCGGACCAGACCGCGCTCGACGCGCTTTTCCGCGCCGATCAATACCGGGGCTCAGCCGGTGCGGCACTGCTGGCCTCGGTCGCGGCGCCGGCCGGCGCCGCGGGATCGCTCGGCGCGGCGGGCCGCGCCGAGCAGCAGGAAGCCGTGGAGGTCGACCGGTTCAAAGAACTGGCCACGGCCGACCAGGCGCGGCTGTTCCGCCTGGCCGAGTTCGGCACCGCCTCCGCGCTCGTCAACGACCTGCAGGGCCAGATCGAGACGGCACACGGTGCCCCCGCTGATGCCCAGGCCGGTCAGGATGGCCAGACGGGGTCCGCCCCGAGCCCGGCCTCGCAGCCACAGACTCAGACACAGACACAGGCACAGACACAGACCGCCGACGACCGCGAGGTGCTGGTCGACCGCCTCGCCGATGCCGTCAGGGCCCAGTACGGTCTGCGAGTCCTGGTCGAGGAGAAGATCGCCCACGACATCTCCACCGAGGCCGAGCATGCCGCCCACACCGAGCGGATCGCCGCCCTCGGCTTCGGCGTGGCGGTGGAAGCCCTGGTCGTCGTGGTCATCTGGCTCAGTATCAGCATCCGTCGTTCGATCTCCGAACCGCTGCGCGGCCTGACCGAGGCCGCGACCGAGGTCGCCGACCTGGCCGACTCCGAGCTGCGCCGGGTCGCCGACGTCGACGACTCCGGGCCGCGCGCGCCGATGCCGCGGCTGGCGGCGGTCCGCCTCACCAGCCGCGACGAGGTCGGCACGCTGGCCGAGGCGTTCAACCGGGTGCAGGCCACCTCGGCGCGGTTGCTGGAGCGGCAGATCCTCAGCCGGCGCAACGTGGCCGTGATGTACGGCAGCATCGGCCGGCGCACCCTGAACCTGGTGCGCCGGCAGCTGGCGCTCATCGACGAACTCGAGGCCGGGGAGGTGGACGCCGACCGCCTCGACCGGCTGTTCCGGCTCGACCACGCCGCCTCCAGGCTGCGCCGCAGCGCCCACAGCCTCATCGTGCTGTCCGGCACCCCGTACGCGGACGGAGCCCCTGGCGAGCCGTTGACCTTGTACGACGCCCTCCGCGCCGCGCAAAGCGACATCGACGACTACCGTCGCGTGATCCTGACCTCGGTCGTCGAGGACGTCCTGCGCCCGCGCACGGCCGGCGACGTCGTCCTGGTACTGGCCGAGCTGCTGGCCAACGCGGTCGCCTTCTCGCCGCCGGACAGCCAGGTCGAGGTTGAGGTCGCGGCCCACGGCATCGGCGGCGACCGGTGCGTCCGGATCGTGGACCACGGCGTGGGCATGCCCGCGGACCGGATCGAGCAGGAGAACACGCGCTTGGTCTCCCGCGAACGGCTGGACTTGGCGCCGACCGACTTGCTGGGCCTGTTCGTGGTCGGCCGACTCGCCCGGCGGCACGGGCTCAGCGTGCGGTTGTCCGACTCGCCCGGCGGCGGGGTCACGGCGGTCGTCGTCATTCCCGACCGGCTGTTCGTGGCGGGTACCGGAAAGGGCGGGACGGCGCATCCGGCGGACCGGGCGGACCGGGCCGACAGCGGGGAGGAAGGCGGAATCCGGCAGGAGGTCGCCGAGGCGATCCGTCGCGCGATGACGGCGTGGAGCGGGGAAGGCGTGGGGCGACAGATGCCCGGCCACAGGGCCGGCTTGTCGGCTCCGGACCAGGACGACCAGGACGGCGTGTTGCCGGCCTGGCAGCCGTCCCGGGACCCCGGTGCCGTCCCGTTCCCGCTGGACCGGCGCGTGCCCGGAGCCACCATGACGCGCGCCGCTTCGGAGACGAGCGTGGAGCACCAATGA
- a CDS encoding roadblock/LC7 domain-containing protein, giving the protein MSDTPTGAELGRQAQDFSWAVDAFVRQTDGVTDAIVVAADGLPIAASETRGPDAADRLSAIVSGLASLAGAVTTTEDLGPLNKIILDLADGYLLVAAIGHGALLGVRAVKDSDLGTVAFEMTVYAHQAGARLTPPLVHELQRARPL; this is encoded by the coding sequence ATGAGCGACACACCGACCGGGGCCGAACTCGGCCGACAGGCGCAGGACTTCTCGTGGGCGGTGGACGCCTTCGTCCGGCAGACCGACGGCGTCACCGACGCGATCGTGGTGGCCGCGGACGGGCTGCCGATCGCGGCGTCCGAAACGCGCGGCCCGGACGCGGCCGACCGGCTCTCGGCCATCGTCTCGGGGCTGGCGAGCCTGGCCGGCGCGGTGACCACCACCGAGGACCTGGGCCCGCTGAACAAGATCATCCTGGATCTCGCCGACGGCTATCTCCTGGTGGCCGCGATCGGACACGGGGCGTTGCTCGGGGTCCGCGCCGTGAAGGACTCCGATCTCGGCACGGTCGCCTTCGAGATGACCGTGTACGCCCATCAGGCCGGCGCGCGCCTGACGCCGCCGCTGGTCCACGAGCTGCAGCGGGCCAGGCCGCTGTGA
- a CDS encoding ABC transporter substrate-binding protein, translating to MRFAITRAPDRRGHRHRHRRRIRVLAILAALACIPGLTAGCRASGTRSAADVGVGQVDPAARAQLPPEILARGLVTIATDPTYPPDEFRQSDGTLVGMDVDLARAVGAKLGVRVQFTQVQFRDILAGVQQGEYDIGVSSITDTTRREELGDFVTYFQAGSSLLVRGGNPLTLYPDDESLCGHRVAAQEGTVEVDPVLSSRSAQCVADGLRPITTVVVAAEADSRAAVLSGRADAMVEDAPIAMYETAHSGGLLEIAGDQIDKAPYGFALAKEDKPMDDAILRAMQDLIDDGEYGAILSHWGLTAGRVPAATLDGAIN from the coding sequence GTGAGATTCGCGATCACCCGCGCCCCGGACCGCCGCGGGCACCGGCACCGGCACCGCCGACGGATCAGGGTTCTGGCCATCCTCGCGGCGCTGGCCTGCATACCCGGGCTGACAGCCGGCTGCCGGGCGTCCGGTACCCGGTCCGCGGCGGACGTGGGTGTCGGCCAGGTCGATCCGGCGGCCCGCGCGCAACTGCCGCCGGAGATCCTGGCCCGCGGGCTTGTGACGATCGCGACCGACCCCACGTATCCGCCCGACGAGTTCCGCCAGTCCGACGGCACGCTGGTGGGCATGGACGTGGACCTGGCCCGCGCGGTCGGGGCCAAGCTGGGCGTGCGAGTGCAGTTCACCCAGGTGCAGTTCCGGGACATCCTCGCGGGAGTACAGCAAGGGGAGTACGACATCGGCGTCTCCTCGATCACCGACACCACACGCCGGGAGGAACTGGGCGACTTCGTCACCTACTTCCAGGCCGGCTCCTCGCTGCTGGTGCGGGGCGGCAACCCGCTGACGCTCTACCCGGACGACGAGTCCCTGTGCGGGCACCGGGTCGCAGCCCAGGAAGGCACCGTCGAGGTGGATCCCGTGCTGTCCTCGCGGTCGGCGCAGTGCGTCGCCGACGGCCTGCGCCCGATCACCACGGTCGTGGTGGCCGCCGAGGCCGACTCCCGGGCCGCCGTGCTCAGCGGCCGCGCCGACGCGATGGTCGAGGACGCCCCGATCGCCATGTACGAGACGGCGCACTCCGGCGGCCTGCTGGAGATCGCCGGCGACCAGATCGACAAGGCTCCCTACGGTTTCGCACTGGCCAAGGAGGACAAGCCGATGGACGACGCCATCCTGCGCGCGATGCAGGACCTCATCGACGACGGCGAGTACGGGGCCATCCTGTCCCACTGGGGCCTGACCGCCGGCAGAGTCCCGGCCGCGACGCTGGACGGAGCGATCAATTGA